A stretch of Kaistella flava (ex Peng et al. 2021) DNA encodes these proteins:
- a CDS encoding aconitate hydratase has translation MTFDIDMIKKVYARYPERIEAARKAVGKPLTLAEKILYTHLWEGSATTAHERGNSYVDFAPDRVAMQDATAQMALLQFMQAGKSKVAVPSTAHADHLIQARVGAASDLQEGINKNSEVFNFLSSVCDKYGIGFWKPGAGIIHQVVLENYAFPGGMMIGTDSHTVNAGGLGMVAIGVGGADAVDVMAGMAWELKMPKLIGIKLVGKLSGWASAKDIILKVAGILTVKGGTGCIVEYFGEGAKSLSATGKGTICNMGAEIGATTSTFGYDDSMRRYLAATGRQDVVDAADVIADHLTGDAEVYANPELYFDQVIEINLDELTPHLNGPFTPDLATPVAEFHEKAVANGWPIEVEWALIGSCTNSSYEDLSRAASIVEDAFAKGVKPKAILGINPGSEQVKFTAERDGFLDSFRKFENARIFTNACGPCIGQWDREGSDKGEKNSIIHSFNRNFAKRADGNPNTHAFVASPEMVAAIAISGRLDFNPITDTLTNEAGEQIKLDEPKGFELPEKGFAVDDNGYQAPSQDGSAVQIAVSPTSDRLQLLTPFQPWDGQNITGAKVLIKAFGKCTTDHISMAGPWLKYRGHLDNISNNMLIGAINAYNMETNTVKNILTGEYGEVPAVARAYKAAGVPTIVVGDENYGEGSSREHAAMEPRHLGVYAVLVKSFARIHETNLKKQGMLGLTFADKADYDKFQEDDTINFLDLAQFTPGKPLTLELVHADGTKDVILTNHTYNAQQIDWYKAGSALNLIAAEAARNA, from the coding sequence ATGACTTTTGACATTGATATGATTAAGAAGGTGTATGCGCGTTATCCAGAAAGGATCGAAGCGGCTCGTAAAGCTGTGGGGAAACCGCTTACTCTTGCAGAGAAAATTCTTTATACCCATCTTTGGGAAGGTAGCGCAACGACGGCTCACGAACGTGGAAATTCTTATGTGGATTTCGCACCAGATAGAGTAGCAATGCAGGATGCAACCGCACAGATGGCTTTATTGCAATTTATGCAAGCCGGAAAATCAAAAGTTGCTGTTCCTTCTACCGCACACGCTGATCACCTTATTCAGGCGAGAGTTGGTGCTGCGTCAGATTTACAGGAAGGTATTAATAAAAACTCGGAAGTATTTAATTTCTTGAGTTCTGTATGTGATAAATATGGTATTGGTTTTTGGAAACCAGGTGCTGGAATTATTCACCAGGTTGTTTTAGAAAATTATGCATTCCCAGGTGGAATGATGATTGGAACCGATTCTCACACTGTAAATGCAGGTGGATTAGGAATGGTTGCAATTGGTGTTGGTGGAGCAGATGCTGTTGACGTAATGGCGGGAATGGCTTGGGAGCTTAAGATGCCAAAGTTAATCGGTATTAAGTTAGTTGGAAAATTAAGCGGATGGGCTTCTGCAAAAGATATTATTTTAAAAGTTGCCGGGATTCTTACTGTTAAAGGAGGAACTGGATGTATCGTAGAATATTTCGGTGAAGGAGCAAAATCACTTTCTGCAACTGGAAAAGGAACGATCTGTAACATGGGTGCTGAAATTGGAGCAACTACTTCTACTTTCGGATATGATGATTCGATGAGAAGATATTTAGCTGCAACCGGAAGACAAGATGTCGTAGATGCTGCTGATGTAATCGCTGATCACTTAACGGGTGATGCTGAAGTATATGCAAATCCAGAATTATATTTTGATCAAGTTATCGAGATTAACTTGGATGAATTAACTCCACATTTAAACGGACCTTTTACACCAGATTTAGCGACACCTGTTGCTGAATTCCATGAAAAAGCAGTAGCGAACGGTTGGCCAATCGAAGTAGAATGGGCATTGATCGGTTCTTGTACGAACTCTTCTTATGAGGATTTATCGAGAGCGGCTTCTATTGTTGAAGATGCTTTTGCGAAAGGGGTAAAACCAAAAGCAATTTTAGGAATCAACCCAGGTTCTGAGCAAGTGAAATTCACTGCTGAGAGAGATGGTTTCCTGGATTCATTTAGAAAATTTGAAAACGCAAGAATCTTTACTAACGCATGTGGACCTTGTATCGGTCAATGGGATAGAGAAGGTTCTGATAAAGGAGAGAAAAACTCAATCATCCATTCTTTCAACAGAAACTTTGCGAAAAGAGCTGATGGAAATCCAAATACACACGCTTTCGTAGCTTCACCAGAAATGGTTGCTGCAATTGCAATTTCTGGGAGATTAGATTTTAATCCAATCACAGATACTTTAACGAACGAAGCAGGTGAACAAATTAAATTAGACGAACCAAAAGGTTTTGAATTACCAGAAAAAGGTTTTGCAGTTGATGACAATGGTTATCAAGCGCCGTCTCAAGATGGTTCTGCTGTTCAGATTGCGGTAAGTCCAACTTCTGACAGACTTCAATTGTTAACTCCTTTCCAACCTTGGGATGGACAAAATATTACCGGTGCTAAAGTTTTAATTAAAGCTTTCGGAAAATGTACCACCGACCATATTTCTATGGCAGGACCGTGGTTGAAATACCGTGGACATTTAGATAATATTTCTAATAATATGTTGATTGGCGCGATCAACGCTTACAATATGGAAACCAACACCGTGAAAAATATTCTTACAGGAGAATACGGTGAAGTTCCTGCCGTAGCAAGAGCTTATAAAGCGGCTGGCGTTCCAACAATTGTAGTTGGCGACGAAAACTATGGTGAAGGTTCTTCCAGAGAACACGCAGCTATGGAGCCAAGACATCTTGGTGTTTATGCAGTCTTGGTAAAATCTTTCGCTCGTATCCACGAAACGAACTTGAAAAAACAAGGAATGCTAGGTTTAACGTTTGCTGATAAAGCTGACTATGATAAATTCCAGGAAGATGATACCATTAACTTCTTAGATTTAGCTCAGTTTACTCCAGGGAAACCGTTGACTTTAGAATTGGTTCACGCCGATGGAACTAAAGATGTTATCTTAACAAACCATACTTACAATGCTCAACAAATCGATTGGTACAAAGCAGGATCTGCTTTGAACTTGATCGCAGCTGAAGCAGCGAGAAATGCATAA
- a CDS encoding outer membrane beta-barrel protein — MTKKLSSAVIALLFTQLYFSQENPNSPTKEKEIEGVVITKTKKAVEQKADRTIFDFSEQESLNTGSAMEGIKKLPGLVATDIAGMMYQGKMLAVYLNGRPLNISSNDLTSFLEGMPANSIERIEVITQPGAEFPASSGGAIMNIITNKNANKYLTATYAGNYAFTNEDQFRSRTNNSLSLNARNKYFGWQLRVGQSYRESEMNSNQDNLVFSSTDRIALGTFAKAGVTFDLGNDKLLLNYDVYNNNNDNATLSDGSYLLSSKVLNKYTALDAAKTNSLRQEAVVTYQKRFDDKNKKLDFQAGYTRSDNEFYQDNIYNNSTSFGNQSYGRLLDNNSVMQVSNFKVDFSQPLKILDEGKVSFGGLYENQIFDTESKGITNLEYQRNTASTYLEFQAKLKKFDFTLGTRAENYDISGTTRLTDSNGILQEEALIPFNKFKLFPNASIQYNLMNQVYLALNYNKKITLPSISSLNPNNNTFTGPNSSMTGNPYLQPTIFDNFEIKLSAFDYAFIGYNVSSIDNQVAQILSRDGDVIENKQVNIPNMRIHNFNIGMPIPFMIFTKPFSEIMKMNFNPDKINFLYVYAGYVKHEIKEIDPKGMFILNLMAQVMLPSQIRMTANYNVLSKKAGFYYFESERPFNQQVDLTFTKKFLNDQLTVSVFGKDLFNTQVTQLHSKPLEGNSVFLYNKTDTRNFGFSVNYKIPTKNKLAKEDANILKQTNQTDNNGGVVQPVP; from the coding sequence ATGACCAAAAAACTATCCTCTGCAGTTATTGCCTTACTATTTACTCAACTTTACTTTTCACAGGAAAACCCAAATTCTCCAACCAAGGAAAAAGAAATTGAAGGTGTGGTAATCACCAAAACTAAAAAAGCCGTTGAACAAAAAGCAGATCGAACAATCTTTGATTTTTCGGAGCAAGAAAGCCTAAACACAGGATCTGCGATGGAAGGCATTAAAAAACTTCCAGGTTTAGTCGCTACCGATATCGCTGGAATGATGTATCAGGGAAAAATGCTTGCGGTTTATCTGAATGGTCGTCCTTTAAATATTTCCAGTAATGATCTAACATCGTTCTTAGAAGGAATGCCAGCAAACTCTATTGAGAGAATTGAGGTCATTACGCAGCCCGGTGCAGAATTTCCTGCTTCTTCAGGTGGTGCAATTATGAATATCATCACCAATAAAAATGCAAATAAATATTTAACAGCAACCTACGCCGGGAATTATGCCTTTACTAATGAAGATCAATTCCGCAGTAGAACGAATAATTCATTAAGCTTAAATGCCAGAAATAAATACTTTGGATGGCAGTTGAGAGTTGGTCAAAGTTATCGTGAAAGTGAAATGAACAGCAATCAGGATAATCTGGTTTTCTCCAGCACTGATAGAATTGCCCTCGGAACTTTTGCAAAAGCCGGAGTTACTTTTGATTTGGGAAATGATAAATTATTATTGAATTACGACGTTTATAACAACAATAATGATAACGCTACTTTAAGCGATGGATCCTATTTGTTGTCGAGTAAGGTTCTAAACAAATATACTGCATTAGATGCGGCAAAAACAAATTCACTTCGTCAGGAAGCAGTTGTTACTTATCAAAAAAGATTTGATGATAAGAATAAAAAATTGGATTTCCAGGCGGGATATACACGGTCGGATAATGAGTTCTACCAAGATAATATTTACAATAATTCAACCTCTTTTGGAAACCAAAGTTATGGCAGACTGCTCGATAATAATTCTGTGATGCAGGTTTCTAACTTTAAAGTTGATTTCTCTCAGCCATTGAAAATTTTAGATGAAGGAAAAGTAAGTTTCGGCGGATTGTATGAAAATCAGATTTTCGATACCGAAAGTAAAGGTATTACGAACCTCGAGTATCAAAGAAATACCGCATCTACTTATTTAGAATTTCAGGCAAAATTGAAAAAATTTGATTTTACTTTAGGAACGAGAGCCGAAAATTATGACATTTCCGGAACGACCAGATTAACAGATTCAAATGGGATTTTGCAGGAAGAAGCATTGATTCCTTTTAATAAATTCAAATTATTCCCCAATGCAAGTATTCAATATAATTTGATGAATCAGGTTTATCTGGCTTTAAATTATAACAAGAAAATCACCTTGCCGAGTATCTCTTCCCTGAATCCAAATAACAATACTTTTACTGGACCCAATTCCTCGATGACGGGAAATCCGTATTTACAGCCGACGATTTTTGATAATTTTGAAATTAAACTTTCGGCCTTTGATTATGCTTTTATCGGTTATAACGTTTCGTCTATCGATAATCAAGTTGCGCAAATACTTTCGAGAGATGGTGACGTTATTGAAAATAAGCAGGTGAATATTCCGAACATGAGAATTCATAATTTCAATATTGGAATGCCGATTCCATTTATGATTTTTACAAAACCTTTCAGTGAAATAATGAAGATGAATTTTAATCCAGATAAAATTAATTTTCTTTACGTTTATGCAGGTTATGTAAAACATGAAATTAAAGAAATCGACCCGAAAGGAATGTTTATTCTAAATTTAATGGCGCAGGTAATGTTGCCTTCCCAAATTAGAATGACTGCAAACTATAATGTATTGTCAAAGAAAGCAGGCTTCTATTATTTTGAATCTGAACGTCCCTTTAATCAACAGGTAGATTTAACTTTTACAAAGAAATTTCTTAATGATCAATTAACGGTTTCAGTTTTTGGTAAAGATTTATTTAATACCCAAGTCACCCAACTTCATTCGAAGCCATTGGAAGGAAATAGTGTTTTCCTTTATAATAAAACTGATACGAGAAATTTTGGTTTCTCTGTCAATTATAAAATTCCGACTAAAAATAAATTGGCAAAAGAGGACGCTAATATTTTAAAGCAAACGAATCAAACTGATAATAATGGTGGTGTTGTTCAACCTGTGCCATAA
- a CDS encoding RluA family pseudouridine synthase, giving the protein MMQEQIVFEDNHLLVINKKVGQLVQGDKTGDLSLLYLIKDFIKKRDQKPGNVFLGLVHRIDRPTSGLVIYAKTSKALSRLTQMVKNREIKKTYWAVVPKTEIPKSQRLVNYLQKNEKTNKSTVFIKPTEGAKEAILKYEIIKTLDNFQLLEVDLETGRHHQIRAQLSKIGVPIKGDLKYGSPRSNPDGGIHLHARRLEFIHPVTLEKLTITAPVPQNDPVWKACED; this is encoded by the coding sequence ATCATGCAAGAACAAATCGTTTTCGAAGACAATCATCTTTTAGTTATTAATAAAAAAGTCGGACAACTCGTTCAGGGCGACAAAACCGGCGATTTATCTTTGCTTTATTTGATTAAAGATTTCATTAAAAAAAGAGATCAAAAACCTGGAAATGTTTTTCTTGGTTTGGTTCATAGAATCGACCGACCAACTTCTGGCTTGGTGATTTATGCGAAAACATCGAAAGCACTTTCCCGTTTGACACAGATGGTAAAAAATCGTGAAATCAAAAAAACCTATTGGGCTGTTGTTCCTAAAACTGAAATTCCGAAAAGTCAGCGATTGGTTAATTATCTTCAGAAAAACGAAAAAACCAATAAATCCACCGTTTTCATAAAACCTACAGAAGGTGCGAAAGAAGCGATCCTTAAATACGAAATCATCAAAACTTTAGATAACTTTCAGCTACTAGAAGTTGATTTAGAAACGGGTCGTCATCATCAAATCCGCGCGCAATTATCAAAAATTGGAGTTCCGATTAAAGGAGATTTAAAATATGGTTCACCACGTTCTAATCCAGACGGTGGAATTCATCTTCATGCGAGAAGGTTAGAATTCATTCATCCTGTGACATTAGAAAAACTAACCATTACGGCACCAGTTCCTCAGAATGATCCTGTTTGGAAAGCGTGTGAAGATTAA
- a CDS encoding NUDIX domain-containing protein, which translates to MSDLKFCPKCGNSSLQWDDEKKWSCSNCDYVLFHNVAGAVAVIIKHGEEILFTRRNQEPKKGKLDLAGGFVDPKESAEETCVRELFEELNIKVDISQLKYLASLPNTYEYKNILYNTIDLFYEYEVSEKLELHLELSEISETIWVKKDQINLEDIAFDSQKIFFKNYINS; encoded by the coding sequence ATGAGCGATTTAAAATTTTGCCCGAAATGTGGAAATTCTTCTCTACAATGGGATGATGAAAAAAAATGGAGTTGTTCAAATTGCGATTATGTACTGTTTCACAATGTCGCTGGAGCAGTTGCGGTCATTATTAAACACGGCGAAGAAATTTTATTTACCCGAAGAAATCAAGAACCTAAAAAAGGGAAACTGGATTTAGCTGGCGGATTTGTAGATCCAAAAGAATCTGCTGAAGAAACTTGTGTTCGAGAACTTTTTGAGGAACTAAATATCAAAGTTGATATTTCTCAATTAAAATATCTCGCTAGTTTACCGAATACTTACGAGTATAAAAATATCCTTTACAATACCATCGATTTGTTTTATGAATACGAAGTTTCTGAAAAACTGGAATTGCATTTAGAGTTATCAGAAATTTCTGAAACTATTTGGGTTAAAAAAGATCAGATTAATTTAGAAGATATCGCTTTTGATTCACAGAAAATATTTTTTAAGAACTATATTAATTCGTAA
- the xerD gene encoding site-specific tyrosine recombinase XerD, whose amino-acid sequence MTWNEKIKDFETFLKFERNFSENTIDAYLRDIKKLKDFAEFNLENTGPLTITYENIQEYLFQLSKQKFSERTQARWISSIKAFFRYLVEDEVREDNPATLLEGPKLGLYLPDTLSFEDVERITRAINITTDLGKRNHCMIEVLYGCGLRVSELIDLKISNINFKESYLKVEGKGDKSRFVPLAKFTSTLIKEYINTVRSKNKINKKHEDIVFLNSRGSSMSRVIVFIIIKELTEKAGISKKISPHTFRHSFATHLLQNGADLRYIQEMLGHSSITTTEIYTHLKNEELRDVILNYHPRNKAV is encoded by the coding sequence ATGACTTGGAATGAAAAAATTAAAGACTTTGAAACTTTTTTAAAATTTGAACGAAACTTCTCCGAAAACACAATAGACGCTTATTTAAGAGACATCAAAAAACTCAAAGATTTTGCGGAATTCAACCTTGAAAACACAGGTCCATTAACAATTACTTACGAGAATATTCAAGAATATCTTTTCCAACTTTCTAAACAAAAATTTAGTGAGAGAACTCAGGCAAGATGGATATCTTCCATAAAAGCATTTTTTAGATACTTGGTTGAAGATGAAGTTAGGGAAGACAATCCTGCGACTTTGCTGGAAGGTCCAAAATTAGGACTCTACCTTCCTGATACGTTAAGTTTTGAAGACGTAGAAAGAATTACTCGAGCAATCAATATTACTACTGATTTAGGCAAAAGGAATCACTGCATGATCGAAGTTCTCTACGGCTGTGGATTACGTGTTTCTGAATTGATCGATCTAAAAATTTCCAATATTAATTTTAAAGAATCTTACTTAAAAGTTGAAGGAAAGGGAGACAAATCCAGGTTTGTTCCTTTAGCAAAGTTCACCTCAACTTTAATTAAAGAATACATCAATACCGTTCGTTCTAAAAATAAAATCAACAAAAAGCATGAAGACATTGTTTTCTTAAACAGTCGAGGTTCTTCAATGTCCAGAGTAATTGTTTTTATCATTATTAAAGAACTGACTGAAAAAGCGGGCATCAGCAAAAAGATTTCACCACATACTTTCCGACATTCTTTTGCCACTCATCTTTTACAAAATGGCGCCGATTTAAGATATATTCAGGAAATGCTAGGACATTCAAGTATCACCACAACTGAAATCTACACCCATTTGAAAAATGAAGAATTGCGCGACGTCATTCTTAATTATCACCCGAGAAATAAAGCAGTATGA
- a CDS encoding deoxycytidylate deaminase — translation MANEWAKLSYCKRKQVGALIVKDRMIISDGYNGTPSGFENCCEDNDGITHWFVLHAEANAILKLAGSTQSAKDATLYLTLSPCKECSKLILQAGIKKLVYVDDYKDNDGIAFLKNHGIEILQIPDDDLK, via the coding sequence ATGGCAAATGAATGGGCAAAACTTTCCTACTGCAAACGCAAGCAAGTAGGAGCGCTCATCGTAAAAGACCGTATGATTATTTCAGATGGTTATAACGGTACGCCATCGGGATTTGAAAACTGCTGCGAAGATAACGACGGGATAACACACTGGTTCGTTCTTCACGCAGAAGCAAATGCAATATTGAAATTGGCAGGCTCAACACAATCAGCGAAAGACGCTACGCTATATCTTACCTTATCTCCTTGCAAAGAATGCAGTAAACTTATTCTACAAGCAGGGATAAAAAAACTCGTATATGTTGATGATTACAAAGATAATGACGGAATAGCATTTCTAAAAAATCACGGAATTGAAATTTTGCAAATCCCTGATGATGATTTAAAATAA
- a CDS encoding enoyl-CoA hydratase/isomerase family protein: protein MSYENIVLETDQRTAIITINRPQSLNALNAKTILELSQVLDEVAADSKYRAVILTGSGEKSFVAGADIKEFSDFGTAAAEELARNGQHILFNKIENLNKPVIAAVNGFALGGGLELAMACHIRYASENARLGLPEVTLGLIPGYGGTQRLPKLVGKGLANELIFSAKMIPAQRAKEIGLVNEVFSLEELLPKTKELANIIAHNSPMGISKAIAAVNQSDTDQGFETEIKAFGELFEMEDKKEGVAAFLEKRKPSF, encoded by the coding sequence ATGTCTTACGAAAATATAGTTTTAGAAACAGATCAAAGAACGGCGATAATTACTATTAATCGTCCACAAAGTTTAAATGCACTCAATGCGAAAACCATTTTGGAATTGAGTCAGGTTTTAGACGAAGTTGCTGCTGATTCAAAATATAGGGCAGTTATTCTTACAGGTAGCGGTGAAAAATCATTTGTCGCTGGTGCTGACATCAAAGAGTTTTCAGATTTCGGAACTGCTGCTGCTGAAGAGTTAGCCAGAAACGGACAACATATCCTTTTTAACAAAATTGAAAACCTTAACAAACCCGTAATTGCAGCTGTAAATGGTTTTGCATTAGGCGGAGGTTTAGAATTAGCGATGGCGTGTCACATTAGATACGCCTCAGAAAACGCAAGATTAGGATTGCCAGAAGTAACTTTAGGATTAATCCCTGGTTACGGAGGGACGCAGCGTTTACCTAAATTAGTTGGAAAAGGTCTAGCGAACGAATTGATTTTTTCAGCTAAAATGATTCCGGCGCAACGTGCAAAAGAAATCGGTTTAGTAAACGAAGTTTTTAGTTTAGAAGAACTTTTACCTAAAACAAAAGAGTTGGCAAATATTATTGCTCATAATTCTCCGATGGGAATTTCGAAAGCAATTGCAGCAGTTAATCAATCTGATACTGATCAGGGTTTTGAAACTGAAATAAAAGCTTTTGGTGAACTCTTTGAAATGGAAGACAAAAAAGAAGGCGTTGCTGCTTTTTTAGAAAAAAGAAAACCCTCTTTTTAA
- a CDS encoding catalase: MSDNKLTNSAGIPYYDHEDSQTAGPRGPVLLQDFFLQENLAHFVRERIPERVVHAKGTGAYGTFTVTHDISQFTKANLFSKVGNSCKIFTRFSTVGGERGSADTERDPRGFAVKFYTEDGNWDLVGNNTPVFFIKDAKKFPDFIHTQKRLPKTNLKSATMMWDYWSLNPESLHQVLILMSDRGTPFGYRHMHGFGSHTFSMINAQNERVWVKFHFKSKQGIKNFTHDEAVKMKGNNPDFAQEDLMNAIEAGEFPKWTLYIQVMTAEHAKEFRWNPFDVTKVWLQDEFPLIEVGEMELNEIPVNYFAHVEQSTFSPSNLVNGISFSPDKMLQGRLFSYADAHRYRVGANSHLLEVNRCPFMVNNYQRDGAMADSSQYQDLPNYYPNSFDQIKPSPDYKNFEEDLDSNHVANFNRNENDDDHYTQPGLLYTKAMNETDRKNLVYNIISSMNGITGPKKDEIINRQLCHFFRANIELGMKIAMGLQVNIDSNMMSHSTK; this comes from the coding sequence ATGAGCGACAACAAACTAACCAACTCCGCCGGAATCCCTTATTATGACCACGAGGATTCGCAAACCGCAGGACCAAGAGGACCGGTTTTATTACAGGATTTCTTCTTACAGGAAAATTTGGCTCATTTCGTCCGCGAAAGAATTCCGGAAAGAGTGGTACACGCCAAAGGAACTGGTGCTTATGGAACATTTACCGTAACACATGATATCTCGCAATTTACGAAAGCCAACCTCTTTTCTAAAGTAGGAAACTCTTGTAAAATATTTACAAGATTCTCAACCGTTGGTGGCGAAAGAGGAAGTGCAGATACAGAAAGAGACCCTAGAGGTTTCGCGGTGAAATTTTATACCGAAGATGGAAACTGGGATCTGGTCGGAAATAATACACCGGTATTTTTCATTAAAGACGCTAAGAAATTTCCTGACTTTATTCACACCCAAAAACGCCTGCCAAAAACAAATCTGAAAAGTGCGACCATGATGTGGGATTACTGGAGTTTGAACCCAGAATCTCTTCATCAAGTTTTAATATTAATGTCAGATCGCGGAACTCCGTTTGGTTATCGACATATGCATGGTTTTGGCTCTCATACTTTTTCAATGATTAATGCTCAAAACGAAAGAGTTTGGGTGAAATTTCATTTTAAATCTAAACAAGGAATTAAAAACTTTACGCACGATGAGGCTGTAAAAATGAAAGGAAACAATCCTGATTTCGCACAAGAAGATTTAATGAACGCCATAGAAGCGGGAGAATTTCCAAAATGGACTCTTTATATACAAGTGATGACCGCTGAACATGCAAAAGAATTTCGCTGGAATCCTTTTGATGTTACCAAAGTTTGGCTTCAAGACGAGTTCCCTTTAATTGAAGTTGGTGAAATGGAACTTAATGAAATTCCGGTTAATTATTTCGCTCATGTAGAACAATCAACTTTTTCACCGAGCAATTTAGTTAATGGAATTAGTTTTTCACCGGATAAAATGTTGCAAGGTAGACTCTTCTCTTATGCTGATGCTCATCGATACAGAGTTGGTGCCAACTCGCATTTGTTGGAAGTCAACCGTTGTCCTTTTATGGTAAACAATTACCAAAGAGATGGCGCAATGGCAGATTCAAGTCAATATCAAGATTTACCGAATTATTATCCAAACAGTTTCGATCAAATTAAACCTTCACCAGATTACAAAAATTTCGAAGAAGATTTAGACAGCAATCATGTTGCGAACTTTAACCGAAACGAAAATGATGACGATCATTACACCCAACCTGGATTACTTTATACGAAAGCAATGAACGAAACAGACCGTAAGAACCTGGTATACAATATCATTTCTTCGATGAACGGAATTACAGGACCGAAAAAAGATGAAATTATTAATCGTCAATTATGTCATTTCTTTCGGGCAAACATAGAATTAGGAATGAAAATCGCGATGGGTTTACAAGTTAATATTGATTCAAACATGATGAGTCACTCAACTAAATAA